From the genome of Spinacia oleracea cultivar Varoflay chromosome 2, BTI_SOV_V1, whole genome shotgun sequence, one region includes:
- the LOC110790297 gene encoding eukaryotic translation initiation factor 1A translates to MPKNKGKGGKNRKRGKNEADDEKRELVFKEDGQEYAQVLRMLGNGRCEAMCIDNVKRLCHIRGKMHKKVWIAAGDIILVGLRDYQDDKADVILKYMPDEARLLKAYGELPENIRLNEGIITAMDADEEGDGEEYIEFEDEDIDKI, encoded by the exons ATGCCGAAGAACAAGGGAAAGGGAGGAAAGAACAGGAAGAGAGGTAAGAACGAAGCTGATGATGAGAAGAGAGAGCTTGTTTTCAAAGAAGATGGACAGGAGTACGCTCAGGTTCTTCGTATGCTCGGTAATGGCCGTTGCGAAGCCATGTGTATTGATAACGTCAAGCGACTTTGCCATATCCGTGGTAAGATGCACAAGAAGGTCTGGATCGCCGCCGGTGATATCATCCTCGTCGGTCTCCGTGATTATCAG GATGACAAGGCGGATGTAATCCTTAAGTACATGCCAGATGAAGCTAGGTTGCTCAAGGCTTATGGTGAGTTGCCAGAAAATATCAGGCTTAATGAAGGTATCATTACTGCCATGGATGCGGATGAAGAGGGTGACGGCGAAGAGTACATCGAGTTCGAGGATGAAGATATTGACAAAATATAA
- the LOC110790280 gene encoding uncharacterized protein, whose protein sequence is MFRVCVSRRLTGSDTTIGNLSHQLLQRCSVSGTAKGKGKVKPAQELKKKSKKAPKKGGAGGGTDTGGARRTGLAAELEEMAKKCLNSPTPKRFLRPKEREREAAREKLGLISKERQREMDLLKKQAKEGTGFEKPSMMGTPGLDLIALGIVDADAIPKYELTVEDGRRLAKEYSRVLMRRHRARQKAETTLLRFKKEAIEALPEPLKTAALVPDWAPFPANRFMATLTPPIEGYIDKIREAAERTSGKAKLR, encoded by the coding sequence ATGTTTAGGGTTTGTGTTAGTAGAAGATTAACCGGTTCTGATACTACTATTGGAAACCTAAGCCACCAACTTTTACAACGATGTTCTGTGAGTGGTACTGCTAAAGGTAAAGGAAAGGTGAAGCCTGCGCAGGAATTGAAGAAAAAATCCAAGAAGGCGCCTAAGAAAGGAGGAGCAGGAGGAGGAACAGACACTGGAGGGGCCCGTAGGACCGGGCTAGCTGCTGAGCTTGAAGAAATGGCTAAAAAATGTCTGAATTCTCCAACCCCCAAAAGGTTTTTGAGGCCTAAGGAAAGAGAACGAGAGGCGGCGCGTGAGAAATTAGGGCTTATTAGCAAAGAACGCCAAAGAGAGATGGATTTATTGAAGAAACAAGCGAAAGAGGGAACTGGTTTTGAGAAGCCGTCAATGATGGGTACTCCGGGTTTGGATTTGATTGCTTTGGGTATAGTTGATGCTGATGCTATTCCAAAGTATGAGCTGACAGTTGAAGATGGTCGCCGACTTGCCAAAGAGTATAGTAGGGTTTTGATGAGAAGGCATCGTGCAAGGCAGAAGGCAGAGACTACACTTCTGAGATTTAAGAAAGAGGCGATTGAAGCTTTGCCTGAACCTCTTAAAACTGCTGCTTTGGTCCCTGATTGGGCTCCATTCCCTGCTAACCGGTTCATGGCAACACTGACTCCACCAATTGAAGGGTATATTGACAAAATCAGGGAGGCAGCTGAAAGAACATCTGGGAAGGCAAAGCTCAGATGA
- the LOC110790288 gene encoding protein CURVATURE THYLAKOID 1A, chloroplastic, whose product MAATYAGTSSSMAAATSGLLPRVHANHSSRFIALPYLPPRTSTSSLKIFSNNLSESRRFSSLQVKASSTDETSVDSSELLSDLKEKWDNVENKSTVLIYGGGAVVAVWLSSILVGAINSVPLLPKLMELVGLGYTGWFVYRYLLFKTSRKELAEDIESLKKKIAGTE is encoded by the exons ATGGCAGCAACTTATGCAGGAACATCGTCTTCAATGGCGGCTGCAACAAGTGGGTTGCTTCCACGTGTCCACGCCAACCACTCCTCCCGCTTTATAGCGTTGCCTTATCTCCCTCCTCGTACCTCTACTTCTTCTTTGAAGATCTTCTCCAACAATTTGTCTG AGTCAAGGAGATTTTCTTCACTTCAGGTCAAAGCTTCCTCAACAGACGAAACCTCTGTTGATAGCAGTGAATTACTTAGTGACCTGAAAGAGAAG TGGGATAATGTTGAGAATAAGTCCACTGTACTTATATACGGTGGTGGTGCAGTAGTTGCAGTTTGGCTATCTTCCATTCTTGTTGGTGCTATCAACTCTGTTCCTCTG CTTCCAAAGCTCATGGAATTGGTTGGGCTCGGATACACGGGATGGTTTGTTTACCGATACCTTCTTTTCAAG ACTAGTAGAAAGGAACTCGCAGAAGACATTGAATCATTGAAGAAGAAAATTGCTGGAACTGAGTAA
- the LOC110790274 gene encoding uncharacterized protein: MIMFLNLSFLSSFALQLNNITHITDNNSTNLDDYLYNYSSKSLPKKPHTGVLYNISLPGNFSGVKVSVMRLRSSTLWGKGVNSTYFEIPPKIYTIPYVKRLEIMYENLGNLSSHYYELPGYTFLTKVIGFAVYDASGSSGEKRSKRLNITLIGEPIKVKFSKGELLLSQGRNNSNVKNNKVKKCVRFDPLNGLVELGDMLRPNVCLSQGVGHFAIAMPKVNDSTPPPPPPSPLPSPPSPLLPSSLGRRDKRKKKIIALWVWWVVGFAAGFVGLMLLVVCIVLGYKIISSRKFKRMERMSEKSESLDTTWIGNSKLPLAPVTRTQAVLENDFAP, from the coding sequence ATGATCATGTTCTTAAATTTGTCATTTTTATCTTCATTTGCCTTACAATTAAACAACATTACACATATTACTGACAATAATTCTACTAATTTAGATGATTATCTCTATAATTACTCCTCAAAATCATTACCCAAAAAGCCTCACACAGGTGTTCTGTACAATATATCTCTCCCTGGTAATTTTTCTGGTGTGAAGGTTTCAGTTATGAGGTTAAGGAGCAGTACATTATGGGGTAAAGGAGTAAATTCGACATATTTCGAAATACCaccaaaaatatacacaatccCTTATGTGAAAAGATTGGAAATCATGTATGAAAACTTGGGGAATTTATCATCTCATTACTATGAGTTACCTGGGTATACATTTCTCACCAAAGTCATTGGTTTCGCGGTGTATGATGCCTCGGGCTCAAGTGGAGAAAAGAGGTCGAAAAGGCTTAATATCACCTTAATAGGGGAGCCAATTAAGGTGAAGTTTTCTAAAGGGGAATTGTTATTATCTCAAGGAAGAAATAATAGTAatgtgaaaaataataaggttAAAAAATGTGTTAGATTTGATCCATTGAATGGTTTGGTTGAATTGGGTGATATGTTAAGGCCTAATGTTTGCTTGTCACAAGGTGTAGGGCATTTTGCTATAGCAATGCCTAAAGTTAATGACtctacaccaccaccaccaccaccttcaccTCTGCCTTCACCACCTTCGCCGTTGTTGCCATCTTCTCTAGGAAGAAGAGataaaaggaagaagaaaatcaTCGCGTTGTGGGTGTGGTGGGTGGTTGGATTCGCGGCTGGATTTGTtggtttgatgttgttggttGTGTGTATTGTTCTTGGTTATAAAATAATAAGTTCGAGGAAATTCAAAAGAATGGAAAGAATGTCAGAGAAGAGTGAGTCTCTTGATACAACATGGATTGGTAATAGTAAGTTGCCTTTGGCTCCTGTCACTAGAACTCAGGCAGTTCTTGAGAATGACTTTGCTCCTTga